From a single Etheostoma cragini isolate CJK2018 unplaced genomic scaffold, CSU_Ecrag_1.0 ScbMSFa_3247, whole genome shotgun sequence genomic region:
- the elmod3 gene encoding ELMO domain-containing protein 3, with the protein MSVIYTLSPAALPEDSSPTPIISFNEALQFFQTADLGDLLKNIQPTIRRTGLAAITHFLFGPPRLHRELLEERDLVFAIAQCHVDNSQTVHMRVLQTIYKRLIGSKLDCPRFGAHWENIGFQGETPAPPCSSSLDVHIKFIRLILFHF; encoded by the exons ATGTCTGTTATATATACGTTGTCCCCTGCAGCGCTCCCCGAGGACTCGAGCCCGACCCCCATCATCTCCTTCAACGAAGCGCTGCAGTTCTTCCAGACCGCGGACCTCGGGGACCTGCTG AAGAACATCCAGCCGACCATTCGCAGGACGGGTCTGGCGGCGATCACCCACTTCCTCTTCGGACCGCCGCGGCTGCACAGGGAGCTCCTTGAGGAGAGGGACCTGGTCTTCGCCATTGCACAGT gCCATGTGGACAACAGCCAAACTGTCCACATGCGTGTCCTCCAGACCATCTATAAGCGGCTGATTGGCAGCAAGCTGGACTGTCCTCGCTTCGGGGCACACTGGGAAAACATCGGCTTCCAGGGTGAGACTCCGGCACCCCCCTGCTCTTCAAGTCTTGATGTTCATATCAAATTCATCCGGCtaattctttttcatttctag